A window from Bdellovibrionales bacterium encodes these proteins:
- a CDS encoding HD domain-containing protein, translating to MEIRDPVHGSIYYSEPEVAVLDTAEYQRLRAIKQLGFAEFSFPGATHNRYLHSVGVAHLAGQAFDSIFKALPFSKNSTRLRLRQAFRLAALLHDVGHGPLSHTSELVMPHVESLNVKVYEQSIKPEMHKNRRANHEDYTIKYVTDSQIAETIRHGFHDLLPIHVACLIDKTLICPDDFFMDNGIDYRPILSQLVSSELDVDRMDYLERDSFFCGTNYGKIDLGWILQNMTARMMDGKMYLALNRRALYAFDDFLISRHHMYLMVYFHHKSIIYEEMLNRYLTSPDCTFVLPSDIQEYTKYNDYKLHEHLASAQNPWAQRIAQRKPYRVLVELHNTAEDGRAENIKKILEAEDIDTIWASSKARLSKYHTASAEDRALQIYVVDQYDRMDKATPIDQTTEIFSRYEGARIIDRLYVDPDNYTRAEKLLVDKRV from the coding sequence ATGGAAATCAGAGATCCCGTCCACGGCTCCATTTATTATTCCGAACCCGAAGTTGCTGTTTTAGATACAGCTGAATATCAAAGACTCCGCGCTATCAAGCAGCTCGGTTTTGCTGAATTCAGTTTTCCGGGTGCAACCCACAATCGTTATTTGCATTCTGTGGGCGTGGCTCATCTCGCCGGCCAAGCTTTCGATTCCATTTTCAAAGCTCTGCCATTTTCCAAGAACTCTACACGCCTGCGCCTGCGCCAAGCCTTTCGTCTAGCAGCTTTGTTGCATGACGTGGGTCACGGTCCTCTCAGCCATACATCTGAGTTGGTGATGCCACATGTGGAAAGCTTGAACGTCAAAGTCTACGAACAAAGCATAAAACCAGAGATGCATAAAAACCGTCGCGCGAATCACGAGGACTATACTATTAAGTACGTCACGGATTCTCAGATCGCGGAAACCATTCGTCATGGGTTCCACGACCTTTTGCCAATTCATGTGGCTTGCTTGATCGATAAGACTCTGATTTGTCCCGATGACTTCTTTATGGATAACGGGATTGACTATCGCCCGATTCTTTCTCAGCTCGTCAGCTCCGAACTCGACGTTGATCGTATGGATTACCTCGAGCGCGATTCTTTCTTCTGCGGGACAAACTACGGCAAGATTGATCTTGGCTGGATTTTGCAAAACATGACGGCGCGTATGATGGACGGGAAAATGTACCTGGCCCTCAACCGTCGCGCACTTTATGCTTTCGATGACTTTTTGATTTCACGTCATCATATGTATCTGATGGTTTACTTCCATCATAAGAGCATCATCTATGAAGAGATGCTGAACCGTTATTTAACTTCTCCGGACTGCACTTTCGTCCTGCCTTCAGACATTCAGGAATACACTAAGTACAACGACTACAAGTTGCATGAACATTTGGCGTCAGCTCAAAATCCTTGGGCGCAGAGAATTGCGCAACGTAAACCGTACCGCGTGTTGGTCGAGCTTCATAATACGGCTGAAGACGGTCGCGCAGAGAACATCAAAAAGATTTTGGAAGCTGAAGATATTGATACTATTTGGGCGAGCTCGAAAGCACGTCTATCTAAGTACCATACTGCTTCGGCTGAAGACCGCGCTTTGCAAATATACGTGGTCGACCAGTATGACCGCATGGACAAGGCCACTCCGATTGACCAAACGACGGAGATTTTCTCTCGTTATGAGGGAGCACGTATTATCGATCGTCTTTATGTCGATCCGGACAATTATACGCGAGCTGAAAAGCTTCTTGTGGACAAACGAGTCTAA